A genomic window from Bradyrhizobium lupini includes:
- a CDS encoding DEAD/DEAH box helicase, whose amino-acid sequence MSFTHLGLSEKVLAAVAATGYTTPTPIQEQAIPHVLARKDVLGIAQTGTGKTAAFVLPMLTILEKGRARARMPRTLILEPTRELAAQVKENFDRYGAGQKLNVALLIGGVSFGDQDAKLTRGVDVLIATPGRLLDHTERGGLLLTGVELLVIDEADRMLDMGFIPDIERVCKLVPFTRQTLFFTATMPPEIRRITETFLHNPQKIEVSKPATTAVTVTQCQVPAGREAHEKRELLRRLLREAKDLQNAIIFCNRKREVAVVHKSLQKHGFSVGALHGDMDQSARTAALEQFRKGELPLLVASDVAARGLDIPEVSHVFNFDVPHHPDDYVHRVGRTGRAGRSGMAISLVTPLDQKSMVAIEKLIGQSIPRAEGDFEVRTDASDASERPREQRGRERSRGGRGKPQRGRDRERSHEPREPRGEAQPSTEARPASEARPASEARPAREARPPREARPSREARPPREAKPSSEPRDGARQQANPSHVPSIGRPEPRRQREADSEPGDHSHLPAFLLRPVRSPAGA is encoded by the coding sequence ATGTCTTTTACCCATCTCGGACTATCCGAAAAAGTCCTCGCTGCAGTGGCGGCCACCGGTTACACCACCCCCACCCCCATTCAGGAACAGGCAATCCCTCACGTCCTCGCTCGCAAGGACGTGCTCGGCATCGCCCAGACTGGCACCGGCAAGACCGCGGCCTTCGTGCTGCCGATGCTCACCATCCTCGAAAAGGGTCGCGCCCGGGCGCGCATGCCGCGCACCCTGATCCTTGAGCCGACCCGCGAACTCGCGGCGCAGGTGAAGGAAAACTTCGACCGCTACGGCGCGGGCCAGAAACTCAACGTCGCCCTCCTGATCGGCGGCGTTTCCTTCGGCGACCAGGATGCCAAGCTGACGCGCGGCGTCGACGTGCTGATCGCCACTCCCGGCCGCCTGCTCGACCACACGGAGCGCGGCGGCCTGCTGCTCACCGGCGTCGAGCTGCTCGTCATCGACGAAGCCGACCGCATGCTGGACATGGGCTTCATTCCCGACATCGAGCGCGTCTGCAAGCTCGTCCCGTTCACGCGGCAGACCCTGTTCTTCACCGCGACCATGCCGCCGGAGATCCGGCGCATCACCGAAACCTTCCTGCACAATCCGCAGAAGATCGAGGTATCGAAGCCCGCCACCACCGCTGTCACCGTTACGCAGTGTCAGGTCCCGGCCGGGCGCGAGGCGCACGAGAAGCGCGAGCTGCTTCGCCGATTGCTGCGCGAGGCCAAGGATCTCCAGAACGCGATCATCTTCTGCAATCGCAAGCGCGAGGTCGCCGTCGTTCACAAATCGCTGCAAAAGCACGGCTTCAGCGTCGGCGCGCTGCACGGCGACATGGACCAGTCGGCCCGCACGGCGGCACTCGAGCAGTTCCGCAAGGGCGAGCTGCCCCTGCTGGTCGCATCCGACGTCGCCGCCCGCGGCCTCGACATCCCCGAGGTCAGCCACGTCTTCAATTTCGACGTTCCCCACCATCCCGACGATTATGTCCACCGCGTCGGCCGCACCGGTCGCGCAGGCCGGTCCGGCATGGCGATCTCGCTCGTCACGCCGCTCGACCAGAAATCGATGGTGGCGATCGAGAAGCTGATCGGCCAGAGCATTCCACGCGCGGAGGGCGATTTCGAAGTCCGCACCGATGCTTCCGACGCGAGCGAGCGTCCGCGCGAGCAGCGCGGCCGTGAACGGTCACGCGGCGGACGCGGCAAGCCGCAGCGCGGCCGCGATCGTGAGCGCAGCCACGAGCCGCGCGAACCGCGTGGCGAGGCACAGCCTTCGACCGAAGCAAGGCCCGCTTCCGAAGCAAGGCCCGCTTCCGAAGCAAGGCCCGCGCGCGAGGCAAGGCCTCCGCGTGAAGCAAGACCTTCGCGTGAAGCCAGGCCGCCGCGCGAAGCCAAGCCATCATCCGAGCCGCGTGACGGTGCGCGCCAGCAGGCCAATCCGTCGCATGTGCCGTCGATCGGCCGTCCCGAGCCGCGCCGCCAACGCGAAGCCGACAGCGAGCCGGGTGACCACTCGCATCTGCCGGCATTTCTGCTGCGTCCGGTTCGCTCCCCCGCCGGCGCCTGA
- the sufB gene encoding Fe-S cluster assembly protein SufB, which translates to MPAVQETVERVKRIDVDQYRYGFETLIESDKAPKGLSEETVKFISEKKNEPAWMLQWRLEAYRRWLTMTEPTWARVDYPKIDFQDLYYYSAPKPKKTITSLDEIDPEILKTYEKLGIPLREVAMLEGVEPKPGEEDPNRRKIAVDAVFDSVSVATTFKAELKKAGVIFMPISEAIREHPELVQKYLGSVVPTSDNFYATLNSAVFSDGSFVYVPPGVRCPMELSTYFRINERNTGQFERTLIIADKGSYVSYLEGCTAPQRDENQLHAAVVELVTHDDAEIKYSTVQNWYPGNSEGKGGIYNFVTKRGDCRGNNSKISWTQVETGSAITWKYPSCILRGDNSRGEFYSIAISNGYQQVDSGTKMIHLGKNTSSRIISKGIAAGRSQNTYRGLVTAHRKATGARNFTACDSLLIGDKCGAHTVPYIEAKNSSATFEHEATTSKISEDVLFYCIQRGLTQEEAVGLVVNGFVKDVLQQLPMEFAVEAQKLISISLEGSVG; encoded by the coding sequence ATGCCAGCCGTGCAAGAGACGGTCGAGCGCGTGAAGCGCATCGACGTCGATCAGTATCGTTATGGGTTTGAGACCCTGATCGAGTCCGACAAGGCCCCAAAGGGGCTGTCGGAAGAAACCGTCAAGTTCATCTCCGAGAAGAAGAACGAACCCGCCTGGATGCTCCAGTGGCGGCTCGAGGCCTATCGGCGCTGGCTGACCATGACCGAGCCGACCTGGGCCCGCGTCGACTATCCCAAGATCGACTTTCAGGACCTCTATTATTATTCGGCTCCCAAGCCGAAGAAGACGATCACCTCGCTCGACGAGATCGATCCCGAGATTCTGAAGACCTACGAGAAGCTCGGCATTCCCTTGCGGGAAGTCGCCATGCTCGAAGGCGTCGAGCCGAAGCCCGGCGAGGAAGACCCCAACAGGCGCAAGATCGCGGTCGACGCGGTGTTCGATTCGGTCTCGGTTGCGACCACCTTCAAGGCCGAGCTGAAGAAGGCCGGCGTGATCTTCATGCCGATCTCGGAGGCGATCCGCGAGCATCCCGAGCTGGTGCAGAAATATCTGGGATCCGTGGTGCCGACGTCGGACAATTTCTACGCAACGCTGAACTCGGCGGTGTTCTCGGACGGCTCGTTCGTTTACGTGCCGCCGGGCGTGCGCTGCCCGATGGAACTGTCCACCTACTTCCGCATCAACGAGCGCAACACTGGCCAGTTCGAGCGCACGCTGATCATTGCCGACAAGGGCTCCTACGTCTCTTATCTCGAGGGCTGCACCGCGCCGCAGCGCGACGAGAACCAGCTGCACGCGGCCGTGGTCGAACTCGTCACGCACGACGACGCCGAGATCAAATATTCGACGGTGCAGAACTGGTATCCCGGCAATTCGGAAGGCAAAGGCGGCATCTACAATTTCGTCACCAAGCGTGGTGACTGCCGCGGCAACAATTCCAAGATCTCCTGGACCCAGGTCGAGACAGGTTCGGCGATCACCTGGAAGTATCCGAGCTGCATCCTGCGGGGCGACAATTCGCGTGGTGAATTCTATTCGATCGCGATCTCGAATGGCTATCAGCAGGTCGACAGCGGCACCAAGATGATCCATCTCGGCAAGAACACGTCGAGCCGTATCATCTCCAAGGGCATCGCCGCCGGCAGATCGCAGAACACCTATCGCGGCCTCGTGACGGCGCATCGCAAGGCGACCGGCGCGCGCAACTTCACCGCCTGCGATTCGCTGTTGATCGGCGACAAATGCGGCGCGCACACCGTGCCCTACATCGAAGCCAAGAACTCGTCGGCGACGTTCGAGCACGAGGCCACCACGTCCAAGATCTCCGAGGACGTGCTGTTCTACTGCATCCAGCGCGGCCTCACGCAGGAGGAGGCGGTCGGCCTCGTCGTCAACGGCTTCGTCAAGGACGTGCTGCAGCAACTGCCGATGGAATTCGCGGTGGAAGCGCAGAAGCTGATCTCGATCTCGCTTGAAGGATCGGTCGGCTAG
- a CDS encoding iron-sulfur cluster assembly accessory protein, giving the protein MTQISSGSTPASTPKPRRPRPQVMRLTDAAAQRISELTQRADSEIVGLRVGVKNGGCAGQSYTVEYAHDVRPTDEVVEDKGVKILVDPKAVLFLLGTEMDYKADKMQAQFVFNNPNQISACGCGESVELRPAQIDG; this is encoded by the coding sequence ATGACACAGATATCGTCGGGCTCGACACCAGCATCCACTCCAAAGCCGAGGCGGCCCCGCCCGCAGGTCATGCGGCTGACGGACGCTGCCGCCCAGCGCATCAGCGAGCTGACCCAGCGGGCCGATTCCGAGATCGTTGGCCTGCGCGTCGGCGTCAAGAACGGCGGCTGTGCCGGACAGTCCTACACCGTCGAATACGCCCATGATGTCCGGCCGACCGACGAGGTCGTCGAGGACAAGGGCGTCAAGATCCTGGTCGATCCCAAGGCCGTGCTGTTCCTGCTCGGCACCGAGATGGACTACAAGGCCGACAAGATGCAGGCCCAGTTCGTTTTCAATAACCCCAACCAGATCTCCGCCTGCGGCTGTGGCGAGTCGGTCGAGCTGCGTCCGGCGCAGATCGACGGGTAG
- a CDS encoding SUF system Fe-S cluster assembly protein: MSDTAEIKANPMETQSALPPEETERLTTEIIAGLKTVFDPEIPADIYELGLIYKVEIKDDRSVDVQMTLTTPNCPAAGELPTMVENAVASVPGVGVVDVKVVWEPAWTPERMSDEARLVLNMW, translated from the coding sequence ATGAGTGACACGGCCGAAATCAAAGCCAATCCGATGGAAACCCAGTCGGCGCTGCCGCCTGAGGAGACCGAGCGTCTCACCACCGAGATCATCGCCGGGCTCAAGACCGTGTTCGACCCGGAAATCCCGGCTGATATCTACGAGCTCGGCCTGATCTACAAGGTCGAGATCAAGGACGATCGTTCCGTCGATGTGCAAATGACGCTGACGACACCGAATTGCCCGGCCGCCGGCGAGCTGCCGACCATGGTCGAGAACGCGGTCGCCAGCGTCCCCGGCGTCGGCGTGGTCGACGTCAAGGTGGTCTGGGAGCCGGCCTGGACGCCGGAACGCATGAGCGACGAGGCCCGCCTCGTGCTCAACATGTGGTGA
- the fabA gene encoding bifunctional 3-hydroxydecanoyl-ACP dehydratase/trans-2-decenoyl-ACP isomerase, producing the protein MPNPHDFHSPQPSYTRDELLRSSEGGYFGPGNAQLPAPPMLMMDRITEISLDGGEFGKGHIVGELDIAPGHWFFDCHYHGDATMPASLGLDAMWQMVGYWLGWSGSPGKGRAIGVGEVACTGEVTPNAQRVRYEVSMRMVRRGKLVLGIADGRVLADGVCVFTARDMRVGLTKAVE; encoded by the coding sequence TTGCCCAATCCGCATGATTTTCACTCACCGCAACCGTCCTACACCAGGGACGAGCTGCTGAGATCGAGCGAGGGCGGCTATTTCGGGCCGGGCAATGCGCAATTGCCAGCGCCGCCGATGCTGATGATGGACCGCATCACGGAGATCAGCCTGGATGGCGGAGAGTTCGGCAAGGGCCATATCGTCGGCGAGCTCGACATCGCGCCGGGCCATTGGTTCTTCGATTGCCACTATCACGGCGATGCCACGATGCCAGCGTCTCTGGGTTTGGATGCCATGTGGCAGATGGTCGGCTACTGGCTGGGATGGTCGGGCTCGCCGGGCAAGGGCCGCGCCATCGGCGTCGGCGAAGTCGCGTGCACGGGCGAGGTCACACCGAACGCGCAACGCGTGCGCTACGAGGTCTCCATGAGGATGGTCCGGCGCGGCAAGCTGGTGCTCGGAATTGCCGACGGTCGCGTGCTGGCCGACGGCGTCTGCGTCTTCACCGCCAGGGACATGCGGGTTGGTCTGACCAAGGCCGTGGAGTGA
- a CDS encoding TfoX/Sxy family protein, protein MDREFLIDLFADFGPVAIRKMFSGYGISADGVNFALALRAGLFFRADEMTIPDFEAEGSKPFQYSTRAKTVVVNSYWELPARLFDDSAELAQWARAALAAAQRAKVKKPPKVKKAAKKVAKKPVATKRPTKKKTMRRAGKAKRALR, encoded by the coding sequence ATGGACCGCGAATTTCTGATCGACCTGTTCGCCGATTTCGGCCCCGTCGCCATCCGGAAAATGTTCTCCGGCTACGGCATCTCCGCCGACGGCGTCAACTTCGCGCTGGCCTTGCGCGCCGGCCTGTTTTTTCGCGCTGACGAGATGACCATCCCGGATTTTGAGGCGGAAGGCTCGAAGCCGTTCCAATACTCGACCCGCGCCAAGACCGTGGTGGTGAACTCCTATTGGGAGCTGCCGGCCCGCCTGTTCGACGATTCCGCGGAACTCGCGCAATGGGCGAGGGCCGCGCTTGCTGCTGCCCAGCGCGCCAAGGTGAAGAAGCCGCCCAAGGTGAAGAAGGCGGCGAAGAAGGTTGCGAAGAAGCCCGTTGCAACGAAGCGGCCGACCAAGAAGAAAACAATGCGCAGGGCGGGCAAAGCGAAGCGTGCCCTCCGCTGA
- a CDS encoding cysteine desulfurase, whose product MSTHPAVKNGSYDVARVRQDFPALAMQIYGKPLVYLDNAASAQKPSAVLDRMTQAYTSEYANVHRGLHYLANAATEAYEGGRTKVAQFINAPRTEEVIFTRNATEAINLVASSWGEPNIKAGDEIVISIMEHHSNIVPWHFLRERHGAVIKWAPVDDEGNFLIDEFEKLLTSKTKLVAITQMSNALGTIVPVKDVVKIAHARGIPVLVDGSQGAVHIPVDVQDLGCDFYVFTGHKVYGPTGIGVLWANYDHLVAMRPYNGGGEMIREVSRDIVTYGDPPHKFEAGTPAIVEAVGLGAAIDYVNSIGKERIAAHEHDLVTYAQDKLREINSLRLIGTARGKGPVISFELKGAHAHDVATVIDRQGIAVRAGTHCVMPLLERFNVTATCRASFGMYNTREEVDHLAQALLKARDLFA is encoded by the coding sequence ATGAGCACGCATCCGGCAGTCAAGAACGGCTCTTACGACGTTGCGCGCGTGCGCCAGGATTTTCCGGCGCTGGCCATGCAGATCTACGGCAAGCCGCTGGTCTATCTCGACAACGCCGCATCTGCGCAGAAGCCGAGCGCCGTGCTCGATCGCATGACGCAGGCCTACACCTCCGAATATGCCAACGTGCACCGCGGCCTGCATTATCTCGCCAACGCCGCGACCGAAGCCTATGAGGGCGGCCGCACCAAGGTGGCGCAGTTCATCAACGCGCCGCGGACCGAGGAAGTGATCTTCACCCGCAACGCGACCGAGGCGATCAACCTCGTCGCCTCGTCCTGGGGCGAGCCGAACATCAAAGCAGGCGACGAGATCGTCATTTCGATCATGGAGCACCACTCCAACATCGTGCCCTGGCATTTCCTCAGGGAACGCCATGGTGCCGTGATCAAATGGGCGCCGGTCGACGACGAGGGCAATTTCCTCATCGACGAATTCGAAAAGCTGCTGACGTCGAAGACCAAGCTGGTCGCGATCACGCAGATGTCGAACGCGCTTGGCACCATCGTCCCGGTCAAGGACGTCGTGAAGATCGCCCACGCCCGCGGCATTCCCGTGCTGGTCGACGGCAGCCAGGGCGCGGTGCATATCCCAGTCGACGTCCAGGACCTCGGCTGCGACTTCTATGTCTTCACCGGCCACAAGGTCTACGGGCCGACCGGCATCGGCGTGCTCTGGGCCAACTACGACCACCTGGTCGCGATGCGCCCCTATAACGGCGGCGGCGAAATGATCCGCGAGGTCTCGCGCGACATCGTCACCTACGGCGATCCCCCGCACAAATTCGAGGCCGGCACGCCGGCGATCGTCGAGGCCGTCGGGCTCGGCGCCGCGATCGACTACGTCAATTCGATCGGCAAGGAGCGCATCGCCGCGCACGAGCACGATCTCGTCACCTACGCCCAGGATAAGCTGCGCGAGATCAACTCGCTGCGGCTGATCGGCACGGCGCGGGGCAAGGGCCCGGTGATCTCCTTCGAACTCAAGGGCGCGCACGCCCACGACGTCGCCACCGTGATCGACCGCCAGGGCATCGCGGTGCGCGCCGGCACCCATTGCGTGATGCCGCTTTTAGAGCGGTTCAACGTCACAGCCACATGCCGGGCGTCGTTCGGCATGTATAATACGCGGGAAGAAGTCGATCATCTGGCACAGGCGCTGTTGAAGGCGCGGGATTTGTTCGCATGA
- a CDS encoding GGDEF domain-containing protein — protein sequence MVKLLDEHERTMAFAQVALGQIRSLRQTAIPRNYEIWYVYATGYNAPLNKIINETLARSGKLTEADLDHIYETYLSHIKTTERIDKVGARVIGEIDDVIKVLGDALAMTGSYDASLSDATKKLSSAESREQIKSIVETLLHSTSEMRETNKALEDRLTLSRSEISNLQQSLEAIRAESLTDPLTGLGNRKYFDRMIDMAVQGALASGEPLSLLLVDIDHFKSFNDSYGHLTGDQVLRLVGLSLKQTIKGQDITARYGGEEFAVVLPNTALRQALTVADHIRRAVMAKELKKKSTGEILGRVTISVGVSMLKQGDDTDALIERADACLYAAKRNGRNRVICEADPEFTVETHNRVA from the coding sequence GTGGTCAAGTTGCTCGACGAACACGAACGCACGATGGCGTTCGCCCAGGTAGCGCTCGGTCAGATCCGATCGCTACGGCAGACGGCAATTCCCCGCAATTACGAGATCTGGTACGTCTACGCCACCGGCTACAACGCCCCGCTCAACAAGATCATCAACGAGACGCTGGCGCGAAGCGGCAAGCTGACCGAAGCCGATCTCGATCACATCTACGAGACCTACCTCTCCCACATCAAGACCACCGAGCGCATCGACAAGGTCGGCGCGCGCGTCATCGGCGAGATCGACGACGTCATAAAGGTTCTCGGCGACGCGCTCGCGATGACCGGCTCCTACGATGCGAGCCTGTCGGACGCGACCAAAAAGCTGTCATCGGCCGAAAGCCGCGAGCAGATCAAGTCGATCGTCGAGACGCTGCTGCATTCGACCAGCGAGATGCGCGAGACCAACAAGGCGCTGGAAGACCGGCTGACGCTCTCGAGGAGCGAGATCAGCAACCTCCAGCAGAGCCTGGAGGCGATCCGCGCCGAGAGCCTGACCGATCCGCTGACGGGGCTCGGCAACCGCAAATATTTCGATCGCATGATCGACATGGCCGTGCAAGGCGCGCTCGCCTCCGGCGAGCCGCTGTCGCTGCTGCTGGTCGACATCGATCATTTCAAGTCGTTCAACGATTCCTACGGCCATCTCACCGGCGACCAGGTGCTGCGGCTGGTCGGCCTGTCGCTGAAGCAGACCATCAAGGGCCAGGACATCACCGCCCGCTATGGCGGCGAGGAATTCGCGGTCGTGCTGCCCAACACCGCGCTGCGCCAGGCCCTCACGGTGGCCGATCACATCCGCCGCGCGGTGATGGCGAAGGAACTAAAGAAGAAGTCCACCGGCGAAATCCTTGGCCGGGTCACCATCTCCGTCGGCGTCTCCATGCTCAAGCAGGGTGACGACACCGATGCGCTGATCGAACGCGCGGATGCCTGCCTCTACGCCGCCAAACGCAACGGCCGCAACCGCGTGATCTGCGAGGCCGATCCGGAATTCACGGTCGAGACCCATAACCGGGTGGCGTGA
- the sufC gene encoding Fe-S cluster assembly ATPase SufC, producing MALLEVKDLKVRVEEREILHGLTLTVNEGEIHAIMGPNGSGKSTLSHVIAGKPGYEVTDGEILFKGEDLLAMAPNERAAKGVFLAFQYPVEIPGVSTMNFLRTALNAQRKARGEGEYSTPDFLKKVREVSKSLNIPQDMLKRGVNVGFSGGEKKRNEVLQMALFEPSLCILDEMDSGLDIDALRIAADGVNALHSPKRAMVVITHYQRLLNYIVPDVVHVMSKGRVVKSGGKELALELEASGYAQFEDAA from the coding sequence ATGGCTTTGCTTGAAGTGAAAGACCTCAAGGTTCGTGTCGAGGAGCGTGAGATCCTCCATGGGTTGACGCTGACCGTGAACGAGGGCGAGATCCACGCGATCATGGGGCCGAACGGCTCCGGCAAATCGACGCTGTCCCACGTCATCGCCGGCAAGCCTGGTTACGAGGTCACCGACGGCGAGATCCTGTTCAAGGGCGAAGACCTGCTCGCGATGGCGCCCAACGAACGGGCCGCCAAGGGCGTGTTCCTGGCGTTCCAGTATCCGGTCGAGATCCCCGGCGTCTCCACCATGAATTTCCTGCGCACCGCGCTGAACGCGCAGCGCAAGGCGCGCGGCGAGGGCGAATATTCGACGCCCGACTTTTTGAAGAAAGTCCGCGAAGTCTCGAAGTCGCTGAACATCCCGCAGGACATGCTCAAGCGCGGTGTCAATGTCGGCTTCTCCGGCGGCGAGAAGAAGCGCAATGAGGTGCTGCAGATGGCGCTGTTCGAGCCGAGCCTGTGCATCCTCGACGAGATGGATTCCGGCCTCGACATCGACGCGCTGCGCATTGCAGCCGACGGCGTCAACGCGCTGCATTCGCCCAAGCGCGCGATGGTCGTCATCACCCATTATCAGCGGCTGCTGAACTATATCGTGCCTGACGTCGTGCACGTGATGTCAAAAGGCCGTGTCGTGAAGAGCGGTGGCAAGGAACTGGCGCTGGAGCTGGAAGCGTCCGGCTACGCCCAGTTCGAGGACGCCGCGTAA
- the sufD gene encoding Fe-S cluster assembly protein SufD, producing the protein MNVAVAKTGNGRAVSDLFASAESRLPGSPSVIAVRREAFETYERLGLPHRRIEEWKYTDLRALVGEVLPLAAAPDATALKRAADAVKAHAIAGARKLVLVDGVFAPDLSDVKALASEASFKTLRETLEKDSGLLRTAAIDAVIALNAAMATDGVVLDIADGTQLSAPIQIIHIAVASSASAFTRSQVAVGKGARATIIESFVAAGAKAYQVNDAVILSVGDNADIAHIRLMDDSPDAVNITSEFVTVGANTKLNFFNMTTGAAVSRLQGFITLAGEGSELSVNGVNLLQKTEHGDTTLVVDHAVPNCVSREVFRAVIDDRAHSVFQGRIIVRPDAQKTDGKMMIRALLLSDEAEADNKPELEIFADDVSCGHGATAGALDDSLLFYLKARGLPEKQAQALLIQAFVGEAIEQIADDDLREHVIGIAERWLERRQ; encoded by the coding sequence ATGAACGTTGCTGTGGCAAAGACCGGAAACGGCCGCGCGGTGAGCGATCTCTTCGCCAGCGCCGAAAGCCGGCTGCCGGGTTCGCCTTCCGTGATCGCGGTACGCCGCGAGGCGTTCGAGACCTATGAGCGTCTCGGCCTGCCGCACCGCCGGATCGAGGAGTGGAAGTACACCGATCTGCGCGCGCTGGTCGGCGAGGTACTGCCGCTCGCGGCTGCGCCCGATGCGACTGCGTTGAAGCGCGCCGCGGACGCGGTGAAAGCACATGCGATCGCCGGCGCCCGCAAGCTGGTGCTGGTCGACGGTGTGTTCGCTCCCGATCTCTCCGACGTCAAGGCGCTCGCCTCCGAGGCGAGCTTTAAGACGTTGCGGGAGACGCTGGAGAAGGATTCCGGTCTGTTAAGGACCGCGGCCATCGATGCGGTGATCGCGCTGAACGCGGCGATGGCGACCGACGGTGTCGTGCTTGATATCGCCGACGGCACGCAGCTGTCCGCGCCGATCCAGATCATCCACATCGCGGTTGCATCTTCCGCGTCGGCTTTCACCCGCTCGCAGGTTGCGGTCGGGAAGGGCGCTCGTGCCACCATCATCGAGAGCTTTGTCGCGGCCGGCGCCAAGGCTTACCAGGTCAACGATGCCGTCATCCTCTCGGTTGGCGATAATGCCGACATCGCGCATATCCGTCTGATGGACGATTCGCCGGATGCGGTGAACATCACCTCGGAGTTCGTCACGGTCGGTGCGAATACAAAGCTCAACTTCTTCAACATGACGACCGGCGCGGCAGTCAGCCGCCTGCAAGGCTTCATCACGCTGGCAGGCGAGGGCAGCGAGCTCTCGGTCAACGGCGTGAACCTGTTGCAGAAGACCGAACACGGCGACACCACGCTGGTGGTCGACCATGCCGTGCCGAACTGCGTCAGCCGAGAAGTTTTCCGCGCCGTGATCGACGATCGCGCCCATTCGGTGTTCCAGGGCCGCATCATCGTTCGTCCCGATGCGCAGAAGACCGACGGCAAGATGATGATCCGCGCGCTGCTGCTCTCGGATGAGGCGGAAGCCGACAACAAGCCCGAGCTCGAGATCTTTGCGGACGACGTCTCCTGCGGTCACGGCGCCACCGCCGGTGCGCTGGACGACAGTCTGCTGTTCTATCTGAAGGCGCGCGGCCTGCCGGAGAAGCAGGCCCAGGCGCTGCTGATCCAGGCCTTCGTCGGCGAGGCGATCGAGCAGATCGCCGACGATGATCTGCGCGAGCACGTGATCGGCATTGCCGAGCGCTGGCTGGAGCGGCGCCAATGA
- a CDS encoding tyrosine-type recombinase/integrase, whose translation MSFAHKDPRTKKLTGKYEVDFWFKAPGEPDKRMRRVFENKKVAEANEAYARQTGRWADPEDDNAAGPTFRQAAEDMRKQHSVWQRGRDPSGQKRLDWIIGKIGHKAIKTVSTEDLQGIVDDLKKRPVKSVLNSTGVMKGRSLNNYLTYASAVLTWAAERPKTYGSFKPPVIPWQDVVKTRIHFMTQEQQRLLIKFYLEKGWLDEAVAAKVLGQAGLRFNELEALEPNMVVVTKRANQQEIGWIKLDETKTDTPRDVPITAQLARELKALLVNGWRANYDRSRWRFNEARKLYGWGPQVSMYKMRHAAATYLTKRGMQPEKIQQFMGHKDYHTTQQYIHLESEDVAEAADFLDPSYGVEVENQPKGNVVAIGKAS comes from the coding sequence ATGTCATTTGCTCACAAAGACCCCCGCACCAAAAAGCTGACCGGCAAGTACGAAGTAGACTTCTGGTTCAAGGCCCCCGGCGAGCCTGACAAGCGCATGCGCCGCGTGTTCGAGAACAAGAAGGTTGCCGAGGCCAATGAAGCCTACGCGCGCCAGACGGGCCGCTGGGCCGATCCTGAGGACGACAACGCGGCTGGCCCGACCTTCCGGCAGGCGGCCGAGGACATGCGCAAGCAGCACAGCGTGTGGCAGCGCGGGCGCGATCCGAGCGGCCAGAAGCGTCTCGACTGGATCATTGGCAAGATCGGCCACAAGGCCATCAAGACCGTGTCCACCGAGGACCTGCAGGGCATCGTCGATGACCTCAAGAAGCGCCCCGTGAAGAGCGTGCTGAACTCCACTGGCGTCATGAAGGGCCGGAGCCTCAACAACTACCTGACGTACGCCAGCGCGGTCCTGACGTGGGCTGCGGAGCGTCCCAAGACCTACGGCAGCTTCAAGCCCCCGGTGATCCCGTGGCAGGACGTGGTGAAGACCCGCATCCACTTCATGACGCAGGAACAGCAGCGGCTGCTGATCAAGTTCTACCTGGAGAAGGGCTGGCTCGACGAGGCCGTGGCCGCCAAGGTGCTCGGGCAGGCCGGGCTCCGGTTCAACGAGCTGGAGGCTTTGGAACCCAACATGGTCGTGGTGACGAAACGTGCCAATCAGCAAGAGATTGGCTGGATCAAGCTCGACGAGACCAAGACCGACACGCCTCGCGATGTTCCCATCACCGCCCAGCTGGCGCGGGAGCTGAAGGCACTTTTGGTGAACGGATGGCGTGCAAACTATGACCGATCACGCTGGCGTTTCAACGAGGCGCGCAAATTGTATGGGTGGGGTCCGCAGGTTTCGATGTACAAGATGCGCCACGCAGCTGCTACCTACCTCACGAAGCGCGGGATGCAGCCGGAAAAAATCCAGCAATTCATGGGACATAAGGACTACCACACGACGCAGCAATACATACATCTGGAGTCCGAAGACGTCGCTGAGGCTGCAGATTTTCTCGACCCGTCGTATGGGGTGGAGGTCGAAAATCAGCCCAAGGGCAACGTGGTTGCAATTGGAAAAGCGAGTTAG